AGGGCCCGGATCCGGGTCCTCACGGCCGGCGTCCAACGTGCTGAGCACGTCGTCGAGACGCTCGGCGAGCTGACCGGCGGAGAGCACCCGCAGCCGGGCCGCGGCCAGCTCTATGGCCAGCGGCAGACCGTCCAGCCGCTGCACCACCCGCCGCAGGTCGGCCGTTTCCGCCGGGTCCGGCTGCCGACCCCCCCGGGCGGCCATCGTCCGGTCCAGCAGCAACGCCACCGCGTCGCTCTGCGCGCCGTCGGGCCTCGGATCCACCGACAGCGGCGGGATCCGCCACACCACCTCGCCGGGCAGGCCGAAGGATTCCCGGCTGGTGGCCAGCACCCGTACCCCGCCGCTGCCGGCCAGCAGCCGGGAGATCACCTCGGCCGAGGCGGCGGGCTGGGCGTCGCAGGTGTCCAACACGACCAGCATGCGGCGGGCTGCAGCGTACTCGACAAGGGTGTCCACCATCGGCCGGCCCGGCTCGGGACGCAGGCCGAGCACGGCGGCGACCGCGAAGGCCACCAGGCCCGGGTCGGTCACCGTGGCGATGTCGACGAACCAGACCCCGTCCGGGTACGCCTCGACCATCCCGGAGGCCAGCTCCACCGCGAGCCGGGTCTTGCCGGCGCCCCCCGCCCCCAGCACGGTGACCAGGCGGTGCCGCTGCATGAGCCGGAACAGGTCGGCCCGTTCGGTCTCCCGGCCGACGAACGAGGTGACCTGGGTGGGCAGGTTGTGCGTCACCGTGTCGGCGGTACGCGGACGGGGGAACTGCCGCTCCAGACCGGGGGCCACCAGCTGGAACAGCCGCTCCGGGTCGTCGAAGCCGCGCAGCCGGTGCAGGCCGAGGTCGATCAGGGACGCCCCGGCCGGCAACGGGTCGGCGTGCCGGGCGGTCGCCGCCGAGCAGAGCACCTGTCCACCGTGGGCGGCGGCGGCGACCCGGGCGGCCCGGTGCACCTCCGGGCTGGCGTACTCGCCGTCGCCGGGCTCGGCGTACCCGGTGTGCAGCCCCATCCGCACCTTCGGGGCGGAGTCCGGAGTGGGCCACTCGTGCCCGGCCAACGCGAGCTGCGCGGTCAGGCACGCGGTCAGCGCGGCGGTCGCGTCCGGGAACGCGATGAAGAACGAGTCGCCCTCGGTGAGCAGCTCCGCCCCGTCGGTGGCGGCGAGCGTGTCACGCAGCAGTCGGCGGTGCTCACGCAGCACCGGGCGGTAACCCGGCCCGAGCATCTGGGCCAACCGGGTCGACCCCTCGATGTCGGTGAACACGAAGGTCACCAGCCCGCTCGGGAGGTCGATCGGTGGCGACATGCGTGGAACCTCCGCACCTCACGTCGGTGTCGTGCTCTCCGGGGTCACCGGTATCCGTCGGCTCGACGGTTACCGGTTCAGACCCAAAGGTGCCACTCGGCCTGCTTCCGGGCAAGGTCAGCAGGCCGACAACTGACCACTGGGGACAGTGGAGATCAGCAACCGCACCCGCCGCCGCAGCATCCACCCCCGCCCGCGGCGGGCGCGGAACCGGTCGGGCCGACTCCGCCCCGACCGGTCACCGCGACCGCAGAGAGCAGCTTGACCGTGTCGTCGTGCCCGGCTGGGCAGGCCGCCGGTGCGGCTGCCTGCGCCATCGGGCGGTTGACCTCGAAGGTGTCGCCGCACGCGCGGCAGCGGAACTC
Above is a window of Micromonospora yangpuensis DNA encoding:
- a CDS encoding FmdB family zinc ribbon protein; this translates as MPRYEFRCRACGDTFEVNRPMAQAAAPAACPAGHDDTVKLLSAVAVTGRGGVGPTGSAPAAGGGGCCGGGCGC